A stretch of the Comamonas testosteroni TK102 genome encodes the following:
- a CDS encoding 2OG-Fe dioxygenase family protein has translation MAHIMFSPPYIAAAEAAQSLRTRGYAVLQPEDFAQWMGLSVSDLHAMDADWQGLPPDAFLKDGGRYRRRRHSCFVSEGDQVQQVPHRAHWQPVEYNALHGGMQRMFEPMLDSTTTSAAWLEMINALGQLADQVFCTDERHERWFVEAHQFRIDTTDGIGRPTPEGAHRDGVDLVAVLLVGRKGIKGGETRVFEATGPNGQRFTLTEPWSVMLLDDARMIHETTPIQPAEPGGVRDTLVLTYRRGNFQGAELQEQPAQAS, from the coding sequence ATGGCGCACATCATGTTTTCCCCTCCCTATATTGCCGCTGCCGAGGCAGCCCAGTCCTTGCGTACGCGCGGCTATGCCGTGCTGCAGCCCGAGGACTTCGCCCAGTGGATGGGCCTGAGCGTGAGCGATCTGCATGCCATGGATGCGGACTGGCAGGGCCTGCCGCCCGACGCCTTCCTCAAGGATGGCGGCCGCTATCGCCGCCGCCGCCATTCCTGCTTTGTCAGCGAAGGCGATCAGGTTCAGCAGGTGCCCCACCGCGCCCACTGGCAGCCCGTGGAATACAACGCTCTGCATGGCGGCATGCAGCGCATGTTCGAGCCCATGCTGGACAGCACGACGACGAGCGCGGCATGGCTGGAGATGATCAATGCTCTGGGGCAACTGGCCGATCAGGTGTTCTGCACCGACGAGCGTCATGAGCGCTGGTTTGTCGAGGCGCACCAGTTCCGCATCGACACCACGGACGGCATAGGACGTCCCACGCCCGAAGGGGCGCACCGCGACGGCGTCGATCTGGTCGCTGTGCTGCTGGTGGGGCGCAAGGGCATCAAAGGGGGCGAGACCCGGGTGTTCGAAGCGACCGGCCCCAACGGCCAGCGTTTTACCTTGACCGAGCCCTGGTCCGTGATGCTGCTCGACGACGCGCGCATGATTCATGAGACCACGCCGATTCAACCTGCCGAGCCCGGTGGCGTGCGGGACACGCTGGTGCTGACCTATCGCCGTGGCAACTTCCAGGGCGCCGAGCTTCAGGAGCAGCCGGCTCAGGCCTCCTGA
- a CDS encoding universal stress protein has translation MFNHILVPVDGSKPSMLAARKAAELSKVFGSAVTAVYVVDPYPFTGVGADFAYGQSQYLSAATAEANTALDAVKAIMDEAGVPVKTLVGEGHAVHEGIVRTMESVGADLVVMGSQGRRGLEKLMLGSVTQRVLGAVRVPVLVVRE, from the coding sequence ATGTTCAATCACATTCTGGTTCCGGTCGACGGCTCCAAGCCTTCCATGCTGGCGGCACGCAAGGCCGCCGAGCTCTCCAAGGTCTTTGGCAGCGCCGTGACGGCAGTGTATGTGGTCGATCCCTATCCTTTCACCGGCGTCGGTGCCGACTTTGCCTATGGGCAGTCGCAGTATCTGAGTGCTGCAACGGCCGAGGCAAACACCGCACTGGATGCCGTCAAGGCCATCATGGACGAGGCAGGTGTGCCGGTGAAGACCCTGGTGGGCGAGGGCCATGCCGTGCATGAAGGCATTGTGCGCACCATGGAAAGCGTGGGCGCCGACCTGGTCGTCATGGGCTCCCAGGGGCGGCGCGGCCTTGAGAAGCTGATGCTGGGCAGCGTCACCCAGCGCGTGCTGGGTGCCGTGCGTGTGCCGGTGCTGGTCGTGCGCGAGTGA